Sequence from the Capsicum annuum cultivar UCD-10X-F1 unplaced genomic scaffold, UCD10Xv1.1 ctg23020, whole genome shotgun sequence genome:
TTAAAGGATTTTGCTTTGGAGAAAGATGGCTCCTCTTTCATCTTGAATGCTTTTCCTTCAAACTTCTCATGATACCTGTTTAGCCTATCTTCATGAGCTAACGAAGAACCCGttaattcatcaaacatatagtCAGATAAGTCCTTGGATTCTTCGATAACAGCAACCACATCCTCAAACTTACTGGTTAAAAACCTCAAAATTTTTGCTACAATAGTTTCATCAACAATTTTTTCTCCATAAGACTTCATCAGATTAACAATTGCAGAGACTCTAGACATATAGTCTTGCACGGATTCATACTTTTTCATGCTTAAAGTTTCAAAATCACGATGTAAAGTTTGCAA
This genomic interval carries:
- the LOC124890707 gene encoding uncharacterized protein LOC124890707 gives rise to the protein MKKYESVQDYMSRVSAIVNLMKSYGEKIVDETIVAKILRFLTSKFEDVVAVIEESKDLSDYMFDELTGSSLAHEDRLNRYHEKFEGKAFKMKEEPSFSKAKSFNFSGRGRGRGGVRG